The following proteins come from a genomic window of Nostoc sp. ATCC 53789:
- a CDS encoding phosphate-starvation-inducible PsiE family protein produces the protein MQKRQKSRFLFSDRWLDRHSIVRNMEAFQDLIVIVLCLGLFAVMLIQLWGIAIALMQPLDYKHVTAKILFVLILVELFRLLMVYLQEHSISVGVAVEVTIVSLLREIVVHGALEISWVNTLAICGLLFVLGGLLVVCAKTPHMDCMSANTKFCPVVYRGGRERQNDLEFQYSRQCDENKPLG, from the coding sequence ATGCAAAAGCGCCAGAAAAGTCGATTTTTATTTAGCGATCGCTGGCTTGATCGGCACTCAATTGTTCGCAACATGGAAGCCTTTCAAGACTTGATTGTGATTGTCTTGTGTTTAGGTTTATTTGCCGTCATGCTGATCCAATTGTGGGGAATAGCTATCGCCCTCATGCAGCCACTAGACTATAAACACGTGACTGCAAAAATACTATTTGTGTTAATTTTAGTCGAGTTATTTCGGCTATTAATGGTCTACTTGCAAGAACATAGTATCTCTGTGGGAGTAGCGGTTGAGGTAACAATTGTATCTCTACTAAGAGAAATAGTAGTTCATGGAGCGCTGGAAATTTCTTGGGTTAATACGCTTGCAATTTGTGGTTTGTTATTTGTTCTGGGTGGACTACTCGTAGTCTGTGCTAAAACTCCACACATGGATTGTATGAGCGCTAACACTAAGTTTTGTCCGGTTGTGTATAGAGGAGGTAGGGAACGGCAAAATGATTTGGAATTCCAGTATTCACGTCAATGTGATGAAAATAAACCGCTTGGCTAA
- a CDS encoding tetratricopeptide repeat protein, whose product MRLSFSKYPIAGLVSLTLLVVSIPSPSLSLSGSVPSKLAQSNGKTAIDWLNQGLQAIQAGKVKDAIAAFKQAAKLDPTLAPAYYNLGLAYRQTGQLQPSADAFYRATQADPKFAPAFANLGGALLEGNNLQLANDYLQRALELDPKLGFAHYNFGLVREQQGDCEKAIASFKKAIEYSKNAPEPPYHIGMCYLQQGKLDQARDAFNQAVKINPKYPEAYYNLGSIWFQQNKLQEALEAFRKSAEANSNYPNAYYGAGLVFMQLQQYGDAVQVLQFARDLYNSQKNPQWAKNAEQLLQQAQNLNYKPR is encoded by the coding sequence ATGAGATTATCATTTTCTAAATATCCCATAGCAGGGTTAGTCAGTTTGACTTTGTTGGTTGTTAGCATTCCCTCGCCTTCTCTTTCTCTCTCTGGGTCTGTCCCTTCAAAGCTGGCACAATCTAATGGGAAAACAGCCATAGACTGGCTAAATCAAGGTTTACAGGCAATTCAGGCGGGCAAAGTAAAAGATGCGATCGCAGCCTTTAAACAAGCAGCCAAGTTAGATCCAACATTAGCACCAGCGTACTATAATTTAGGGCTAGCATACCGACAAACAGGACAATTACAACCCTCTGCGGACGCATTTTATCGAGCGACGCAAGCCGATCCTAAGTTTGCTCCAGCTTTTGCTAATTTAGGTGGTGCGTTGTTAGAAGGCAATAATTTACAGTTAGCTAACGATTATTTGCAACGAGCGTTAGAACTCGATCCAAAATTAGGATTTGCCCACTATAATTTTGGGTTAGTAAGAGAGCAGCAAGGAGATTGTGAGAAAGCGATCGCATCTTTTAAAAAAGCCATAGAATATAGCAAAAATGCACCGGAGCCTCCTTACCATATAGGGATGTGTTATCTTCAACAAGGCAAGCTCGATCAAGCAAGAGATGCTTTTAATCAGGCAGTAAAAATTAATCCGAAATATCCAGAAGCTTACTACAATCTCGGTTCGATTTGGTTTCAGCAAAACAAGTTACAAGAAGCATTAGAAGCTTTTAGAAAATCAGCCGAAGCTAACTCTAACTATCCCAATGCTTATTATGGTGCAGGGTTAGTTTTTATGCAGTTACAGCAATATGGAGATGCAGTGCAAGTATTGCAATTTGCTAGAGATTTATATAATTCTCAGAAGAATCCTCAGTGGGCGAAAAATGCCGAGCAATTGTTGCAACAAGCACAAAATTTAAATTACAAACCTCGCTGA